The following are encoded together in the Malaya genurostris strain Urasoe2022 chromosome 3, Malgen_1.1, whole genome shotgun sequence genome:
- the LOC131434172 gene encoding uncharacterized protein LOC131434172, with protein sequence MSSRSKTGAKNGSKKTRSNAMLGVKGGSEVQVEDGACSSVSVVVEENSEANKQPDETLPGQACKTCDGPDTDDMVQCDECDKWYHFACVGVTKEIENQSWSCLKCVKAKEVQRRTTIPNQNPALVKQLSDRRNEEPVATEDQQLPGAQPFQSPKTDTSFGTKAESKQSVTGALSVVSRISSKCSLLKLELMKLEEEHELEKQAAEKRRLYVDRKYDILKQLANRSNVGSCDGLSRANDGVENGRSRVNDWIKNVNAFQDERNESNQRSEYFSPQKFSTFISSCTAREQSSPGNEQRSESNKSHHDQQSYSEVSCSYIRNFSQRSIQESETRNQRRENQQRTGTGGSYNGNPNDDELNQSIRQSHTYDRFGYKRASIRGPSIPFQNHSVQQHAAPPTRQQLAARQAVSRDLPMFSGNPEDWPIFFSSFNSTTSMCGFSNDENIVRLQKCLKGRAYEAVKSRLMHPSNVPGIIGTLQMMFGQPEAIVCSLMSKINAMPPLKEEKLETIVEFAVSVQNFCATVDACGLEDHLYNVSLLQQLVNKLPSSIKLDWARHRRSVPRVNLATFENWVYSLAEVISTVSIPSIIQEPKLARNDGRNNKKTSGFLNAHLESPEQNTVDTLSNAKYAEKTQPVFRDRLYNPCSVCKGTCKTVEKCKRFLDLSRDGRWAAIREFGLCRTCLRCHNGNCKAKPCGKNGCTVRHHELLHNDQKAERSAAVIANPVSVASTITESNQSHGCNLHRTLSSAVLFRYLPVVLQGINKTVHTYAFFDDGSELTLLDNKLAEELQLDGEISPLCLRWTGGRERHEENSRIVDVGIAGMNSNATVYNLRNVRTVEELLLPPQTLDAIELSNMYPHLRGLPIKSYRDAQPRMLIGLKHTQISLVLQIREGGMDQPIAAKTRLGWTVYGGSIECVSRTVQCAFHEQHQDQRTDESMHQAMKDYFALDSTGVSKPDNVLLSTEDRRSQHLLQSLTKFRNGRYETGLLWRFDHIRLPDSRAMALRRFHCLENRMKKDPGLAEALNSKISDYLAKGYIRQLSVSELARPYQRTWYLPIFPVTNPNKPGKLRIVWDAAATSYGQSLNTNLLKGPDQLSSLFSILLQFRKYRIGLTGDIREMFHQVDISEQDQQCQRFYWRDESGEIGTFVMRVMTFGSCCSPSCAQYVKNINAQRHSRDYPEAAEVIIKSHYVDDMLVSVESEEQAIELAQKVKFVHSQGGFEIRNWISNSNRVLAALKEGSIAEKNLDLTSEMGTEKVLGMWWCTTSDTFTYRVGWSRLDRALLEGRRHPTKREVLRVLMTIFEPLGLIANFLMFLKILLQEVWRSGVQWDDPIDELSYEKWKLWLNVLPEVEKVSVPRCYRVLTSLSARMEIQLHTFVDASENGFAATVHLRYVQNGMVECNLVSAKTRVAPVKFTSIPRLELQAAVIGTRLARTIEECLSTPISKRYFWTDSWDVICWINSDHRRYSQFVAFRISEILELTEINEWRWVPTKLNVADDATKWVGRPNMTPENRWFKGPEFLQRPEEEWPKSPTRKSSTTAELRPSLLLHYITPDAIIIVNKYSSWKRLVNVVTRVYRFPANCHRKQQGKPIVTGPLTTEELQTGECYLYRRAQIEAYPEEIAILLKAQEYPEEPRKQIPKNSELYQLSPVLDRYGVVRMQGRTRHCVYATEDAKNPIVMPRDHYITTLIIAYYHNKYHHQNHETTVNELRQKYKIARLRVCYAKVRRQCQRCKNDSAVPYPPIMADLPPARVAAFSRPFTHVGVDYFGPMEVVVGRRVEKRWGMLATCLTIRAIHIELVHSLNTDSCIMALRRFIARRGTPKVLFSDRGTNFVGASRELREAEGTINQQKIMEEFVSTETQWLFNPPAAPHMGGSWERLIRTVKKNLASICPTKKPTDEVLRSLLTEIESVVNSRPLTHVPIDDESDPALTPNHLLFGSSNGTKPLSVNDNSGLALKQGWRASQTLANQFWKRWLTDYLPEITRRTKWFVHTRPVRKGDIVVIVDPKLPRNCWPKGKVIDTCVSKDNQIRSATVRTASGVYERPVTKLAVLDVLRD encoded by the coding sequence ATGTCAAGTCGATCTAAGACGGGCGCGAAGAACGGTTCTAAGAAAACGCGATCGAATGCGATGTTAGGTGTTAAAGGTGGGAGCGAAGTCCAAGTGGAAGATGGTGCGTGTAGTAGTGTGTCAGTGGTGGTCGAGGAAAACTCGGAGGCAAATAAGCAACCGGACGAAACTCTACCCGGACAAGCATGCAAGACATGCGATGGTCCAGACACCGACGACATGGTTCAGTGTGACGAGTGCGATAAGTGGTATCATTTTGCTTGCGTGGGGGTAACGAAGGAGATCGAGAACCAGAGCTGGAGCTGTCTCAAATGCGTTAAGGCAAAAGAGGTCCAGCGACGAACTACAATCCCCAACCAGAATCCAGCGCTAGTGAAGCAATTATCCGACCGCAGAAACGAAGAACCAGTAGCTACAGAGGATCAACAACTTCCCGGTGCACAACCGTTTCAATCACCAAAAACGGATACATCGTTCGGGACAAAGGCAGAATCAAAACAGTCAGTCACAGGAGCCTTATCAGTTGTTTCACGTATTTCCTCAAAATGTTCGTTGCTGAAATTGGAGTTAATGAAACTGGAGGAGGAACACGAGCTCGAAAAACAGGCAGCTGAGAAGCGGCGTCTGTACGTTGACAGAAAGTATGACATTCTTAAGCAGTTGGCAAACCGATCAAACGTTGGTTCCTGTGACGGGTTAAGTCGAGCGAATGACGGTGTGGAAAATGGTCGTAGTCGAGTGAACGATTGGATAAAAAACGTAAACGCATTCCAAGATGAAAGAAATGAATCGAATCAGCGTTCAGAGTATTTTAGTCCTCAGAAATTTTCTACATTCATTTCTTCTTGCACTGCCAGAGAACAATCTAGTCCTGGGAATGAACAACGTTCGGAATCAAATAAGTCTCATCACGATCAGCAGTCGTATTCGGAAGTTTCTTGCAGCTACATAAGAAATTTCAGTCAAAGGTCGATCCAGGAATCGGAAACACGAAATCAACGCCGTGAAAATCAGCAGCGCACCGGAACCGGTGGTAGTTACAATGGAAATCCCAACGATGATGAATTAAATCAATCGATACGTCAGTCACATACGTACGATAGATTCGGCTACAAGCGCGCTTCGATCCGCGGCCCATCTATTCCGTTTCAAAACCATTCAGTGCAACAGCATGCAGCTCCGCCGACCAGACAGCAGCTTGCAGCTCGTCAAGCGGTGTCGAGGGACTTGCCCATGTTTTCCGGCAATCCGGAGGATTGGCCGATCTTCTTCTCGTCGTTCAACAGTACAACATCAATGTGTGGATTCTCAAACGATGAGAATATCGTTCGACTGCAGAAGTGTTTAAAGGGTCGTGCATACGAAGCAGTGAAAAGTAGACTGATGCACCCGTCCAATGTTCCGGGAATAATCGGAACCCTTCAGATGATGTTTGGTCAACCCGAAGCTATAGTATGCTCGTTAATGAGTAAGATTAATGCCATGCCTCCTCTGAAGGAGGAAAAGTTAGAGACTATCGTTGAATTTGCAGTGAGCGTACAAAACTTTTGTGCGACAGTTGATGCTTGTGGCCTGGAGGATCATCTCTACAACGTTTCTCTTCTTCAACAGCTGGTTAACAAACTTCCGTCGTCGATTAAATTAGACTGGGCGCGTCATCGTCGATCCGTCCCCAGGGTCAACTTGGCGACTTTTGAGAATTGGGTGTATTCTCTTGCTGAAGTCATAAGCACTGTCTCTATTCCATCAATTATACAGGAGCCTAAGCTGGCTCGTAACGATGGTCGCAACAACAAGAAAACCAGCGGTTTCTTGAATGCACATCTTGAGTCTCCAGAGCAAAACACCGTAGATACACTATCAAATGCAAAGTACGCCGAAAAGACTCAACCCGTCTTCAGAGATCGTCTATATAACCCTTGTTCAGTATGCAAAGGCACGTGTAAGACGGTGGAGAAGTGCAAACGTTTTCTGGATCTTTCTCGAGATGGTCGATGGGCTGCTATACGTGAATTCGGACTATGTCGTACATGCTTACGTTGTCACAATGGAAATTGCAAGGCAAAACCTTGTGGCAAGAATGGTTGTACTGTCAGACACCATGAACTGTTACACAACGATCAGAAAGCTGAGAGATCTGCGGCAGTTATAGCTAATCCTGTGAGCGTAGCGTCCACAATAACTGAGTCGAATCAGTCTCATGGATGTAATCTTCATCGTACGTTATCCTCTGCAGTACTATTTCGATATCTTCCAGTTGTGCTGCAAGGGATCAACAAAACCGTTCATACCTATGCTTTCTTTGATGACGGTTCTGAACTCACTCTGCTGGATAACAAGTTGGCTGAAGAGTTACAGCTTGATGGTGAAATTAGTCCACTCTGTTTACGGTGGACAGGAGGAAGAGAGCGTCATGAAGAGAACTCCCGAATTGTAGACGTAGGAATAGCTGGAATGAATAGTAACGCTACTGTGTACAATCTGCGTAATGTACGTACGGTGGAAGAGCTGCTGTTACCTCCTCAAACGTTAGACGCGATAGAATTGTCCAACATGTACCCACATCTCCGGGGTTTACCCATTAAATCGTACCGCGATGCGCAACCGCGTATGCTTATAGGTTTGAAACACACGCAAATCAGTTTGGTTCTGCAAATCAGAGAAGGTGGTATGGATCAGCCTATTGCAGCGAAGACAAGGCTGGGGTGGACCGTCTATGGCGGCTCTATCGAGTGTGTTTCCCGTACAGTGCAGTGTGCCTTCCACGAGCAACACCAAGACCAGCGAACGGACGAAAGCATGCATCAAGCAATGAAAGATTATTTCGCTTTAGATAGTACCGGAGTATCGAAGCCGGATAACGTGCTTTTATCTACTGAAGATCGTCGATCCCAACACTTGCTGCAGTCTCTTACTAAATTTAGGAACGGTCGGTACGAGACCGGACTTCTCTGGCGGTTCGATCACATACGTCTCCCCGATAGCCGCGCTATGGCTCTTCGGCGTTTTCATTGCTTGGAAAATCGCATGAAGAAAGATCCAGGTTTGGCCGAAGCTCTCAACTCGAAAATTTCCGACTATCTAGCGAAAGGATACATCCGCCAGCTTTCAGTCAGCGAACTCGCTCGGCCGTACCAACGAACATGGTATCTTCCTATCTTTCCCGTTACAAACCCAAACAAGCCTGGAAAATTAAGAATTGTTTGGGATGCAGCAGCTACATCTTACGGCCAATCTCTTAACACCAATCTGCTAAAGGGCCCTGATCAGCTCAGCTCCCTGTTCTCCATTCTTCTTCAGTTCAGGAAGTATCGGATCGGACTGACTGGTGACATCCGTGAAATGTTTCACCAGGTGGATATCTCTGAACAAGATCAGCAATGTCAACGGTTCTACTGGAGAGATGAGTCCGGAGAAATCGGTACCTTTGTGATGCGTGTGATGACGTTCGGATCATGCTGCTCTCCAAGCTGTGCCCAATATGTCAAAAACATCAATGCTCAGCGCCATTCTCGAGACTACCCGGAAGCAGCAGAAGTGATCATCAAGAGTCACTACGTCGATGATATGTTAGTCAGTGTCGAAAGTGAAGAGCAGGCCATTGAATTAGCACAGAAAGTAAAATTCGTCCACTCGCAAGGCGGCTTTGAAATCCGCAATTGGATTAGCAATTCGAATCGCGTCTTAGCAGCTCTGAAAGAAGGAAGTATTGCGGAAAAGAATTTGGATCTGACCTCTGAGATGGGTACCGAAAAGGTATTAGGCATGTGGTGGTGCACGACATCGGATACGTTCACGTACAGAGTTGGTTGGAGCAGACTTGATCGCGCGCTCTTGGAAGGACGTCGTCATCCTACAAAAAGAGAAGTCCTGCGAGTCCTTATGACGATATTCGAACCTCTCGGTCTAATTGCTAACTTTCTCATGTTCCTGAAAATCCTGCTGCAAGAAGTTTGGCGATCTGGTGTCCAATGGGATGATCCCATTGACGAATTGTCGTACGAAAAGTGGAAACTGTGGCTAAACGTTCTACCTGAAGTGGAGAAAGTGTCAGTCCCTCGCTGTTATCGAGTTCTTACTAGTCTCAGCGCTAGAATGGAGATTCAGTTGCATACATTCGTTGATGCTAGCGAGAACGGGTTCGCAGCTACTGTACATCTTCGATATGTCCAGAACGGCATGGTGGAATGCAACTTAGTATCGGCCAAGACGCGGGTGGCCCCAGTGAAATTTACTTCAATCCCAAGGCTCGAGCTTCAAGCTGCTGTAATAGGTACACGGTTAGCACGAACGATTGAAGAATGCCTCTCCACTCCTATATCTAAACGCTACTTCTGGACTGATTCATGGGATGTCATTTGCTGGATAAACTCAGATCACCGGCGGTACTCACAGTTCGTTGCGTTCCGTATTAGCGAAATTCTCGAATTAACTGAAATTAATGAATGGCGCTGGGTACCCACCAAGTTAAACGTAGCTGACGACGCTACTAAATGGGTTGGTCGACCGAATATGACTCCTGAAAACAGATGGTTCAAAGGACCTGAATTCCTCCAGCGTCCGGAAGAGGAGTGGCCTAAGTCTCCAACCAGAAAGAGCTCAACCACAGCAGAACTTCGACCGAGTCTTTTACTGCATTACATAACTCCTGATGCCATTATTATCGTAAACAAATATTCCAGTTGGAAACGGCTTGTCAACGTCGTCACACGTGTTTATCGTTTTCCTGCAAATTGCCATCGCAAACAGCAAGGGAAACCAATCGTAACCGGTCCTCTCACAACCGAAGAACTGCAGACTGGAGAGTGTTACCTCTATCGCCGTGCGCAAATAGAAGCTTATCCGGAGGAAATAGCCATATTACTGAAAGCCCAGGAATACCCAGAAGAACCACGCAAGCAAATACCAAAAAATAGTGAACTCTATCAGCTATCACCGGTACTTGATCGTTACGGAGTCGTAAGAATGCAAGGAAGAACGCGGCACTGCGTCTATGCTACTGAAGATGCAAAAAACCCTATAGTTATGCCACGTGACCACTACATAACCACCCTGATAATAGCATATTACCACAATAAATACCACCACCAGAACCACGAAACCACCGTAAATGAGCTTCGCCAGAAATACAAGATCGCTAGACTTCGAGTATGTTACGCAAAGGTCAGAAGGCAGTGCCAGCGGTGTAAGAACGACAGCGCTGTTCCGTATCCCCCGATCATGGCTGATCTTCCGCCAGCACGAGTTGCGGCTTTCTCACGACCGTTTACGCATGTTGGCGTCGACTATTTCGGGCCAATGGAGGTTGTCGTAGGAAGAAGAGTGGAGAAACGATGGGGAATGCTAGCCACCTGCTTGACAATTCGCGCGATCCACATTGAATTAGTACACTCACTCAACACAGACTCATGCATTATGGCTCTCCGCAGATTTATCGCCCGTCGTGGTACGCCAAAAGTACTGTTCAGCGACCGCGGGACAAACTTCGTGGGCGCAAGCCGAGAACTTCGTGAGGCTGAGGGTACTATAAACCAGCAGAAAATTATGGAAGAGTTTGTCTCCACAGAAACCCAGTGGCTGTTCAATCCACCCGCCGCACCGCACATGGGCGGCAGTTGGGAAAGACTAATTCGCACAGTAAAGAAAAATTTAGCCTCTATATGCCCAACAAAGAAACCTACAGATGAAGTACTCCGCAGCCTTCTGACCGAAATTGAAAGCGTGGTTAATTCCCGTCCATTGACTCATGTACCAATCGACGACGAATCGGACCCTGCTCTTACTCCGAATCATCTTCTGTTCGGCTCTTCAAACGGAACTAAGCCGTTATCCGTAAACGACAACAGCGGTTTGGCGTTAAAGCAAGGATGGCGTGCCTCTCAAACTCTAGCTAACCAGTTCTGGAAGCGCTGGCTAACAGACTACCTGCCAGAAATCACCAGACGAACAAAGTGGTTCGTCCACACACGGCCAGTTAGGAAAGGAGACATCGTGGTCATCGTAGATCCTAAGCTGCCCCGAAACTGCTGGCCGAAGGGCAAGGTCATCGATACCTGCGTATCCAAGGACAATCAGATACGTTCTGCAACAGTGCGTACAGCGAGTGGCGTGTACGAGCGACCCGTGACCAAGCTTGCAGTTCTGGACGTCTTGCGTGACTAG